The Blochmannia endosymbiont of Colobopsis nipponica genome has a segment encoding these proteins:
- the aroB gene encoding 3-dehydroquinate synthase — MKKLFLKLEKCGYPIFIGDGLLKRIDNYGLLELNRIAVIITNDVIAPLYLDLVSSRLSQNGFMFDKVILPNGESQKSLSVVEQVISLLLKQNYTRDMVIIALGGGVIGDLAGFVASIYQRGVCFVQIPTTLLAQVDAAIGGKTAVNHVLGKNMIGSYHQPSSVIIDLNCLSTLSRREFCSGLAEVIKYAVTFDCDFFIWLENHLNDLLSLNLQCLSYCVYRCCSLKIKVVEKDEREFNLRMLLNLGHTYAHAIESYFCYKGNWLHGEAVSVGIMMAMSFSFFLGWFSKSDFDRVRKLLIRASLPIYGPSKMLLEDYLPYIMRDKKNKLHGSCLVLPVQIGKAVVYDDISDDLLKQSIRNCLL, encoded by the coding sequence ATTTTTATCGGTGATGGGCTATTAAAGAGAATTGATAATTACGGTTTGTTAGAGTTAAATAGGATTGCAGTTATAATAACAAATGATGTTATTGCACCTTTATATTTAGATCTAGTGTCTTCTAGATTAAGTCAAAATGGATTTATGTTTGATAAAGTAATTTTACCTAATGGAGAATCTCAGAAATCTTTGAGTGTAGTTGAACAAGTTATATCTTTATTGTTAAAACAAAATTATACGCGAGATATGGTTATTATTGCTCTTGGTGGGGGTGTTATTGGTGATTTAGCTGGTTTTGTTGCTTCTATTTATCAACGTGGTGTGTGTTTTGTGCAAATACCTACTACGTTATTAGCTCAAGTGGATGCTGCTATAGGAGGGAAAACTGCGGTCAATCATGTATTGGGTAAAAATATGATTGGTAGTTATCATCAACCTAGTTCGGTTATTATAGATTTGAATTGTTTAAGTACTTTATCACGTAGGGAATTTTGTTCTGGATTAGCAGAAGTTATTAAATATGCAGTGACTTTTGATTGTGATTTTTTTATTTGGTTAGAAAATCATTTGAATGATTTGTTATCTTTAAATTTACAATGTTTATCTTATTGTGTTTACCGTTGTTGTAGTTTGAAAATTAAGGTAGTTGAAAAAGATGAACGTGAATTTAATTTGCGGATGTTACTTAATCTTGGTCATACTTATGCTCATGCAATTGAAAGTTATTTTTGCTATAAAGGTAATTGGTTACATGGTGAAGCAGTTTCTGTGGGGATTATGATGGCTATGAGTTTTTCATTTTTTTTAGGTTGGTTTAGCAAATCAGATTTTGACCGTGTTCGAAAATTGTTAATACGCGCTAGTTTACCAATTTATGGTCCTTCAAAAATGCTTTTAGAAGATTATTTGCCATATATTATGCGTGATAAGAAAAATAAACTACATGGTTCGTGTTTAGTATTACCAGTTCAAATTGGTAAAGCGGTTGTTTATGATGATATTAGCGACGATCTTTTAAAACAATCTATTAGGAATTGCTTATTATAA
- the rpe gene encoding ribulose-phosphate 3-epimerase, with translation MKNFLIVPSILSANFACLGEDISKVISAGIKMIHFDVMDNHYVPNLSVGPLVLKALRDYGVTISIDVHLMARPVDRLILDCVYAGASSISFHPESTDHIDRSLELIKENGCKAGLVFNPGTALGCLEYIINKLDFILLMSVNPGFSGQSFIPIVLNKICQVSNLIKNSGFNIRLAVDGGINIRNISVIAEAGADTFIIGSTIFTASNYRQVINDLYCEINK, from the coding sequence TTGAAAAATTTTTTAATTGTTCCATCAATTTTATCAGCTAATTTTGCTTGTTTAGGTGAAGATATTAGTAAAGTGATTTCGGCTGGTATTAAAATGATTCATTTTGATGTTATGGATAATCATTATGTTCCGAATTTAAGTGTAGGACCATTAGTATTAAAGGCATTACGTGACTATGGTGTTACTATTTCTATTGATGTACATTTAATGGCTAGACCTGTAGATCGTTTGATTTTAGATTGTGTTTATGCTGGAGCTAGTTCTATAAGTTTTCATCCTGAAAGCACAGATCATATTGACCGATCATTGGAGTTGATTAAGGAAAATGGCTGTAAAGCAGGTTTAGTATTTAATCCTGGTACTGCATTAGGTTGTTTAGAATATATAATTAATAAGCTTGATTTTATTTTATTAATGTCTGTCAATCCTGGTTTTTCTGGACAATCTTTTATACCAATTGTTTTAAATAAAATATGTCAAGTGTCAAATTTGATTAAAAATAGTGGCTTTAATATCAGATTAGCAGTAGATGGAGGTATCAATATTAGGAATATTTCTGTAATTGCAGAGGCTGGAGCTGATACTTTCATTATTGGTTCAACAATTTTTACTGCATCTAATTATCGTCAAGTTATTAATGATTTGTATTGTGAAATAAATAAATAA
- the trpS gene encoding tryptophan--tRNA ligase, with protein sequence MTKLTAFSGIQPSGDLTLGNYIGAIRQWVKIQYDYRCIYCIVDLHAITMCQNATQLGKRSLDVLALLLSCGLDPDNVIIFIQSHVPQHVQLSWLLSCYSYFGELRRMTQFKDKSTNFLNNSNNINVGLFNYPILMASDILLYQTSLVPIGDDQKQHLELSRRIADRFNSLYGRIFTVPDFYVPKFGSRIMSLLEPCKKMSKSDFNQKNVIFLLEDIDSVVNKLNCSITDSDDPPVISYDKINKPGISNLLSILSGLSEVGIYDLELSFKGKKYIQLKNKIIELVTYKLKKLQKRYFLLRREEDYLYEILSRGAEKARSEADVTLSKVYDVIGLLKSNTGFKY encoded by the coding sequence ATGACTAAACTTACCGCTTTTAGTGGTATTCAGCCGTCAGGAGATTTAACTCTTGGTAATTATATCGGTGCGATACGTCAATGGGTTAAAATTCAGTATGATTATCGTTGTATATATTGTATAGTTGATTTACATGCTATCACTATGTGCCAAAATGCTACTCAATTAGGTAAAAGATCATTGGATGTGTTAGCTTTGTTGTTATCATGCGGGTTAGATCCAGATAATGTTATTATATTTATTCAGTCTCATGTTCCACAACATGTTCAGTTAAGTTGGTTATTAAGTTGTTATAGTTATTTTGGCGAACTTAGACGTATGACTCAGTTTAAAGATAAGTCAACTAACTTTTTAAATAATTCAAACAATATTAATGTTGGTTTGTTTAATTACCCTATATTAATGGCTTCAGATATTCTTTTGTATCAAACTAGTTTAGTTCCTATTGGTGATGATCAAAAACAACATTTGGAATTAAGTCGTAGAATTGCTGATAGATTTAATTCATTGTATGGTAGGATATTTACTGTTCCAGATTTTTATGTTCCTAAATTTGGTTCTCGTATCATGTCTTTATTAGAACCTTGTAAGAAGATGTCTAAATCTGATTTTAATCAAAAAAATGTTATTTTTCTTTTAGAAGATATTGATTCTGTAGTAAATAAATTAAATTGTTCTATTACCGATTCTGATGATCCGCCAGTAATTTCGTATGATAAAATTAATAAACCAGGAATTTCCAATCTTTTAAGTATTTTATCTGGACTTAGTGAGGTTGGTATTTATGATTTAGAATTGTCTTTTAAAGGTAAAAAATATATTCAATTAAAGAATAAAATTATAGAGTTAGTGACATATAAATTGAAAAAATTACAGAAGCGTTATTTTCTTTTACGTAGAGAAGAAGATTATTTATATGAAATTTTGTCTCGAGGTGCTGAAAAGGCTCGTTCTGAAGCTGATGTTACTTTATCAAAGGTGTATGATGTTATTGGTTTATTAAAATCTAATACTGGATTTAAATATTAG
- a CDS encoding anthranilate synthase component II, with protein sequence MVKVLLIDNYDSFTWNIYQYFSKIGAEVKVVRNDVCSLLDIEQFSPHKLVISPGPGTPGDAGISLSVISYFANKLPILGICLGHQVIAQFFGAKIVRSKQAMHGKQSVIYHDCKGIFANLSQFLKVVRYNSLVVDIYSLPSCLEVSAWSVLNDGKYDEIMAIRHRNLRLEGIQFHPESILSEQGYEMLVNFIHC encoded by the coding sequence TTGGTTAAGGTATTACTAATCGATAATTATGATTCTTTTACTTGGAATATTTATCAATATTTTAGTAAAATTGGTGCAGAAGTAAAAGTGGTGCGTAATGATGTTTGTAGTTTATTAGATATTGAACAATTTTCCCCTCATAAGTTAGTTATTTCTCCTGGGCCTGGTACACCGGGAGATGCGGGTATCTCTTTATCTGTAATCTCTTATTTTGCTAATAAATTACCAATTCTTGGTATATGTCTTGGTCATCAAGTTATTGCACAATTTTTTGGGGCGAAGATAGTTAGATCAAAACAAGCGATGCATGGAAAGCAATCTGTGATTTATCATGATTGTAAAGGAATATTTGCGAATTTATCTCAATTTCTTAAAGTAGTTCGTTACAATTCTTTAGTGGTAGATATTTATAGTCTACCATCTTGTTTAGAGGTATCAGCGTGGAGTGTATTAAATGATGGTAAGTATGATGAGATTATGGCAATTCGTCATCGTAACTTGAGGCTGGAAGGTATTCAGTTTCATCCTGAAAGTATATTAAGTGAGCAAGGATATGAAATGTTAGTTAATTTTATACATTGTTAG
- the tusD gene encoding sulfurtransferase complex subunit TusD, which translates to MVSLSYVLFVNVSAYGKQVAIVSLQFARALLKYNHRLVMVFFYQDGVSNANSLILNDDDEINLVNLWQDFSNIHSVELHVCIAAALRRGLVDRDRVTAFHFSDSNLQKAFKLSSLGALIQAMVNCDRFIQF; encoded by the coding sequence ATGGTTAGTTTAAGTTATGTATTGTTTGTGAATGTTTCTGCATATGGGAAACAGGTTGCTATTGTCTCTTTACAATTTGCGCGTGCATTATTGAAATATAATCATCGGTTGGTTATGGTTTTTTTTTATCAAGATGGTGTTTCTAATGCTAATAGTTTAATTTTGAATGATGATGACGAGATTAATTTGGTGAATTTATGGCAGGATTTTTCCAATATTCATTCTGTTGAATTACATGTCTGTATTGCGGCTGCTTTACGTAGAGGTCTTGTAGACAGGGATCGTGTTACTGCCTTTCACTTTTCTGATAGTAATTTACAGAAAGCATTTAAGTTAAGTAGTTTGGGTGCTTTAATACAAGCTATGGTGAATTGCGATAGATTTATTCAATTTTAG
- the tusC gene encoding sulfurtransferase complex subunit TusC, translating to MKKRIAFVFTQTPYGSSSVREGLDVLLSLFAFEIKIGVFFISDGIFILLSNQKPELILVKNFIATFGTLLMYDALNIYMCSYSVKERGFKKIDFLYWLGKIVWLSPVRWSEKLINYDSILTF from the coding sequence ATGAAAAAACGTATTGCTTTTGTTTTTACTCAAACTCCTTATGGAAGCTCTTCTGTAAGAGAAGGTTTAGATGTTTTATTATCTTTATTTGCTTTCGAAATAAAGATAGGTGTATTTTTTATTTCTGATGGTATTTTCATATTATTATCTAATCAAAAACCAGAATTAATTTTGGTAAAAAATTTTATTGCAACTTTTGGTACATTGTTAATGTATGATGCATTAAATATTTATATGTGTTCTTATTCTGTGAAAGAACGTGGTTTTAAAAAAATAGATTTTTTATATTGGTTGGGTAAAATAGTATGGTTATCTCCTGTGAGATGGAGTGAAAAATTAATAAATTATGATAGTATATTAACTTTTTAA
- the tusB gene encoding sulfurtransferase complex subunit TusB, with protein sequence MLYTLSSSPYKKDLFLLSKIIRPFDELLLLSDGIIAGLVDSVAFDVLNKIESNIYGLKDDILSRGLLFYFSKEIIIIDYLGFVQLTERHSQQMVW encoded by the coding sequence ATGTTATACACTTTAAGTAGTTCTCCGTATAAGAAGGATTTATTTTTACTGTCAAAAATAATTCGGCCTTTCGATGAGTTATTGTTATTGTCTGATGGTATTATAGCAGGATTGGTAGATTCTGTTGCCTTTGATGTTTTAAATAAAATAGAATCCAATATATATGGCTTAAAAGATGATATCTTGTCTCGTGGTTTACTATTTTATTTTTCAAAAGAAATTATCATTATTGATTACCTTGGTTTTGTTCAATTAACTGAGCGACATTCTCAACAAATGGTTTGGTAA
- the rpsL gene encoding 30S ribosomal protein S12, producing MSTINQLVRNPRLVKLVKSNVPALESCPQKRGVCTRVYTTTPKKPNSALRKVCRVRLTNGFEVTSYIGGEGHNLQEHSVILIRGGRVKDLPGVRYHIVRGALDCSGVRDRKQGRSKYGVKKPKD from the coding sequence ATGTCAACAATTAATCAACTTGTTCGGAATCCTCGGTTGGTTAAATTAGTGAAAAGTAACGTGCCCGCATTGGAGTCTTGTCCTCAAAAACGTGGTGTTTGCACTAGAGTATATACTACTACTCCTAAAAAACCTAATTCTGCTTTACGTAAAGTTTGTCGTGTGCGTTTGACTAATGGTTTTGAAGTTACTTCTTATATTGGCGGAGAGGGTCATAATTTACAGGAACATTCTGTTATTTTAATTCGTGGTGGTCGTGTAAAAGATTTACCTGGAGTACGTTATCATATAGTTCGTGGTGCACTTGATTGTTCTGGAGTTCGTGATCGCAAACAAGGTAGATCCAAATATGGTGTAAAAAAACCTAAAGATTAA
- the rpsG gene encoding 30S ribosomal protein S7, with protein sequence MPRRHVIDQRKVLPDLKFGSKLLAKFINIVMVHGKKSVAEKIVYQALDILLKRSSKVQVHLEAFDLAIDNVRPIVEVKSRRVGGSTYQVPVEVRPMRRDTLAMRWIVAAARKRIDRSMVLRLANELCDAVENKGNAVKKREEIHRIAEANKAFAHYRW encoded by the coding sequence ATGCCTCGTCGTCATGTTATTGATCAACGTAAAGTGTTACCTGATTTAAAGTTTGGGTCAAAGCTTTTAGCTAAGTTTATTAATATAGTTATGGTGCATGGCAAGAAGTCTGTTGCAGAAAAGATTGTTTATCAGGCTCTCGATATTCTTTTAAAGCGATCATCTAAGGTTCAGGTACACTTGGAAGCTTTCGATCTAGCCATTGATAATGTGCGACCAATAGTAGAGGTTAAATCAAGAAGAGTTGGCGGATCTACTTATCAGGTTCCTGTTGAAGTGCGTCCTATGAGACGTGATACTTTAGCTATGCGTTGGATCGTAGCTGCCGCTAGAAAAAGAATAGATAGGTCTATGGTTTTGCGTTTGGCTAATGAATTATGTGATGCTGTAGAAAATAAAGGTAATGCTGTTAAGAAGCGAGAAGAAATACATCGTATAGCAGAAGCTAATAAAGCTTTTGCTCATTACCGTTGGTAA
- the fusA gene encoding elongation factor G: MGRVTPIIHYRNIGISAHIDAGKTTTTERILFYTGVNHKLGEVHNGSATMDWMAQEQERGITITSAATTCFWSGMSKQFQIHRINIIDTPGHVDFTIEVERSMRILDGVVMVYCAVGGVQPQSETVWRQANKYRVPRIAFINKMDRMGANYLRVVDQLKTRLSANPVPIQLAVGAEDKFTGVIDLVKMKVIYWNEIDQGVSVRYEEIPDHLNILAEEWHQFLLESVAESSDDLMDKYLSGKILTEEEIKSGLRRRVLNNEITLVTCGSAFKNKGVQAMLDAVIEYLPSPVDIVSVKGVMEDRSTNTERRSSDDEPFAALAFKIANDPFVGNLTFFRVYSGKINTGDIVLNPLKEKRERLGRIVQMHANKREEIKAVCSGDIAAVIGLKDISTGDTLCDPSAPIILERMDFPDPVISVTVEPKTKVDQERMSLSLNKLAQEDPSFRVLVDRESGQTIIAGMGELHLDILVDRMRREFNVDASVGKPQVAYRETIRSTVIQEGKFIRQSGGRGQFGHVLLRIEPMELSGKGYEFLNEIVGGAVPKEYIPAVNKGVQEQISNGILAGYPIIGVRVAIIDGSYHEVDSSEIAFKIAGSIAFKEAFMKAQPVLLEPIMKVEVETPGCYMGDVIGDLNKRRGIISDVENINANTVVYAKVPLSEMFGYATKLRSQTQGRASYSMEFFKYNEAPYGITQGIVESRKVQ; the protein is encoded by the coding sequence ATGGGTCGGGTAACGCCTATTATACATTATCGTAATATTGGTATTAGCGCACATATAGATGCTGGTAAGACTACCACTACTGAGCGTATTTTATTTTATACAGGAGTAAATCATAAGCTTGGAGAAGTTCATAATGGTTCTGCTACTATGGATTGGATGGCTCAAGAACAAGAGCGAGGTATTACGATTACATCTGCTGCTACTACTTGTTTTTGGTCTGGTATGTCTAAACAGTTTCAAATTCATCGTATTAATATTATAGATACTCCAGGTCATGTAGATTTTACTATAGAAGTAGAACGTTCTATGAGAATATTAGATGGCGTTGTGATGGTTTATTGCGCTGTTGGAGGCGTGCAGCCTCAATCAGAGACTGTATGGCGTCAGGCAAATAAGTATAGGGTTCCACGTATTGCTTTTATAAATAAAATGGACCGTATGGGTGCTAATTATTTACGTGTTGTAGATCAGCTTAAAACTAGATTATCTGCTAATCCTGTACCTATTCAGTTAGCTGTTGGTGCAGAGGATAAATTTACTGGCGTAATTGATTTAGTTAAGATGAAAGTTATTTATTGGAATGAAATAGATCAGGGTGTTAGTGTGCGTTATGAGGAAATACCGGATCATTTAAATATTTTAGCCGAAGAATGGCATCAGTTTTTATTAGAATCTGTAGCTGAAAGTTCTGATGATTTAATGGATAAATATTTATCCGGTAAAATTTTGACAGAAGAAGAAATAAAATCTGGTTTACGACGTCGTGTTTTAAACAATGAAATTACTTTAGTAACTTGTGGTTCAGCTTTTAAAAATAAGGGCGTGCAAGCTATGTTAGATGCTGTCATTGAATATTTACCTTCTCCTGTGGATATTGTATCTGTAAAAGGAGTTATGGAAGATCGTTCAACTAACACAGAACGACGTTCTAGTGATGATGAACCGTTTGCAGCCTTGGCTTTTAAAATCGCTAATGATCCTTTTGTAGGTAATTTAACTTTTTTCCGTGTGTATTCAGGAAAGATTAATACCGGAGATATTGTTTTAAATCCTTTAAAGGAAAAACGTGAGAGACTTGGTCGTATTGTACAGATGCATGCTAATAAACGTGAGGAAATAAAGGCTGTTTGTTCTGGAGATATTGCTGCAGTAATTGGTTTGAAAGATATATCTACAGGGGATACATTATGTGATCCTTCTGCACCGATTATTCTTGAGCGCATGGATTTTCCGGACCCGGTTATTTCTGTTACAGTGGAACCTAAAACTAAAGTTGATCAAGAGAGAATGAGCCTGTCATTGAATAAGTTAGCTCAAGAGGATCCTTCTTTTCGCGTGTTAGTTGACAGAGAATCTGGTCAAACTATTATTGCGGGTATGGGAGAATTGCATCTTGATATTTTAGTAGATCGCATGCGTAGAGAGTTTAATGTTGATGCCAGTGTAGGTAAACCTCAAGTGGCATATCGTGAAACTATTCGTTCTACTGTTATACAAGAAGGTAAATTTATTCGACAATCTGGTGGTCGAGGGCAATTTGGACATGTATTATTGCGTATAGAACCTATGGAATTAAGTGGCAAAGGATATGAATTTTTAAATGAAATAGTAGGGGGAGCAGTTCCTAAAGAATACATACCTGCTGTTAATAAAGGTGTTCAAGAGCAGATAAGTAATGGTATTCTGGCAGGATATCCTATTATAGGTGTTCGTGTAGCTATTATTGATGGCTCTTATCATGAAGTTGATTCGTCGGAGATAGCGTTCAAGATCGCAGGATCCATAGCGTTTAAGGAAGCTTTTATGAAAGCTCAACCAGTTCTTTTAGAACCTATCATGAAGGTTGAGGTTGAAACTCCTGGTTGTTATATGGGAGATGTAATTGGTGATTTAAATAAACGTCGCGGTATAATTAGTGACGTAGAGAATATTAATGCGAATACGGTAGTTTATGCTAAAGTGCCTTTATCTGAAATGTTTGGTTATGCAACTAAATTGCGTTCTCAAACTCAGGGTCGTGCTTCTTATTCCATGGAATTTTTTAAGTATAATGAGGCACCATATGGCATAACTCAGGGTATTGTGGAATCGCGGAAAGTTCAGTAA
- the tuf gene encoding elongation factor Tu has translation MSKEKFQRTKFHVNVGTIGHVDHGKTTLTSAITTVLAKAYGGNARAFDQIDNAPEEKARGITINTSHVEYDTPSRHYAHVDCPGHADYVKNMITGAAQMDGAILVVAATDGPMPQTREHILLARQVGVPYIIVFMNKCDMVDDSELLELVEMEVRELLSQYDFPGDDTPIIRGSALKALEGDKVWEEKIFELSKALDDYIPDPQRLIDKPFLLPIEDVFSISGRGTVVTGRVESGIIKVGEEIEIVGIRDTVKTICTGVEMFRKLLDEGRAGENIGVLLRGTKRDDVERGQVLAKPGSIKPHSQFESEVYILDKEEGGRHTPFFKGYRPQFYFRTTDVTGTIELPGGVEMVMPGDNIRMMVHLIAPIAMNDGLRFAIREGGRTVGAGVVSKIIL, from the coding sequence GTGTCTAAAGAAAAATTTCAACGTACAAAATTTCATGTTAATGTTGGTACTATTGGTCATGTTGATCATGGAAAAACGACTTTGACCTCAGCTATTACGACTGTTTTAGCTAAAGCTTATGGCGGTAATGCACGTGCTTTTGACCAAATCGACAATGCGCCAGAAGAAAAAGCTCGTGGGATTACTATCAATACTTCACATGTTGAGTATGATACTCCTAGTCGTCATTATGCACATGTTGATTGTCCTGGACACGCTGATTATGTTAAAAACATGATTACTGGTGCTGCACAAATGGATGGAGCTATATTAGTTGTTGCTGCTACTGATGGACCTATGCCTCAAACCAGAGAACATATTTTGTTAGCTCGTCAAGTGGGTGTACCTTACATTATTGTTTTTATGAATAAGTGTGATATGGTGGATGATAGTGAGTTGTTAGAGTTAGTTGAAATGGAAGTACGAGAACTTTTATCTCAATATGATTTTCCTGGTGATGATACTCCAATTATTCGTGGTTCTGCACTTAAAGCGTTGGAAGGAGATAAAGTATGGGAGGAAAAGATTTTTGAATTATCTAAGGCCCTCGACGATTATATACCTGATCCACAAAGGCTTATTGATAAGCCGTTTCTTTTGCCTATAGAAGATGTATTTTCAATTTCTGGCAGAGGGACTGTGGTTACTGGGAGAGTGGAAAGTGGTATTATTAAAGTTGGTGAAGAAATAGAAATAGTTGGCATTAGAGATACAGTTAAGACTATTTGCACTGGAGTAGAGATGTTTCGTAAATTATTGGACGAAGGACGTGCTGGCGAAAATATTGGTGTCTTGTTGCGCGGCACTAAACGTGATGATGTTGAGAGAGGGCAAGTGTTAGCAAAACCAGGTTCAATAAAACCTCATTCTCAATTTGAATCTGAAGTTTATATTCTAGATAAAGAAGAAGGTGGTAGACATACCCCATTTTTTAAAGGATATCGTCCTCAGTTTTATTTTCGTACTACAGATGTTACTGGAACAATTGAGTTGCCTGGTGGTGTAGAAATGGTGATGCCTGGTGATAATATTAGAATGATGGTCCATTTAATTGCTCCAATTGCTATGAATGATGGGTTACGTTTTGCTATACGTGAAGGTGGTCGAACTGTTGGCGCTGGAGTGGTGTCTAAAATAATTTTATGA
- the secE gene encoding preprotein translocase subunit SecE, whose translation MNKYRNFRKMLYLKIISWSSVLSLFILVLLCNYFFINFVSLLVVLDILYIIVFFIFFFQRTAKGLEFISFVRAAKMELDKVVWPTKRETIQTTLVVAVVTVIVSLLLWGLDSVLVRFISLTLRL comes from the coding sequence ATGAATAAATATAGAAATTTTAGAAAAATGCTTTATTTAAAAATAATCAGTTGGTCAAGTGTTTTATCATTATTTATATTAGTGCTTTTGTGTAATTATTTTTTTATTAATTTTGTTTCTTTGTTAGTCGTATTAGATATTTTATATATTATTGTATTTTTTATTTTTTTCTTTCAAAGAACAGCAAAAGGTTTGGAGTTTATTTCATTTGTGCGTGCTGCTAAGATGGAATTAGATAAGGTTGTTTGGCCAACAAAGCGAGAAACTATACAAACTACTTTAGTGGTAGCTGTTGTTACTGTTATAGTATCTTTGTTATTGTGGGGATTAGATAGTGTTTTGGTTCGTTTTATTTCATTAACTTTAAGGTTGTAA
- the nusG gene encoding transcription termination/antitermination protein NusG, with the protein MVDVASKKRWYVVQVYSGFEGRVARSLREYIKLSNMNDLFGEVMVPTEEVVEIRSGQRRKSERKFFPGYVLVQMIMNESSWHFIKKIPRVMGFIGGAPDRPSPIGDKELHSIMNKLQQAGEKPRPKTLFEPGELVRVNDGPFADFHGVVEHVDYEKSRLKVSVSIFGRSTPVELDFVQVEKC; encoded by the coding sequence ATGGTTGACGTTGCATCTAAAAAACGGTGGTATGTAGTGCAGGTTTATTCTGGTTTTGAAGGTCGTGTAGCTCGTTCATTACGTGAATATATTAAATTGAGTAATATGAATGATCTATTTGGTGAAGTTATGGTTCCAACTGAAGAAGTTGTTGAAATACGTAGTGGTCAACGACGCAAAAGTGAAAGGAAATTTTTTCCTGGGTATGTTTTAGTTCAAATGATTATGAATGAATCTAGTTGGCATTTTATAAAAAAAATACCGCGTGTTATGGGCTTTATTGGTGGCGCTCCCGATCGGCCATCTCCTATTGGTGATAAAGAACTTCATTCTATCATGAATAAGTTGCAACAAGCTGGAGAAAAACCCAGACCAAAGACATTATTTGAACCAGGGGAGTTAGTTCGCGTTAATGATGGTCCTTTTGCTGATTTTCACGGTGTAGTAGAACATGTAGATTATGAAAAGAGTCGTTTAAAGGTATCTGTATCAATTTTTGGTCGTTCTACTCCTGTAGAACTAGATTTTGTTCAAGTTGAAAAATGTTAA
- the rplK gene encoding 50S ribosomal protein L11: MSKKIQAFVKLQIGAGAANPSPPIGPALGQHGVNIMEFCKVFNKKTEHIELGLPIPVVVTVYSDRSFVFIIKSPPASILLKKAAGIKSGASTHKDGKVAGTVTINQVHEIAKIKSIDMTGSDLNAVSRSIMGTARSMGLLIEN, from the coding sequence ATGTCTAAAAAAATACAGGCTTTTGTGAAATTGCAAATTGGAGCGGGTGCAGCAAACCCAAGTCCTCCTATTGGACCCGCTTTGGGACAACATGGCGTTAATATTATGGAATTTTGTAAAGTTTTTAATAAAAAGACAGAACATATAGAATTAGGTCTTCCTATTCCTGTTGTTGTTACTGTTTATTCTGATCGTTCTTTTGTTTTTATTATTAAAAGTCCACCGGCGTCTATTTTGTTGAAAAAAGCTGCTGGTATTAAATCCGGTGCTAGTACGCATAAAGATGGTAAGGTTGCTGGTACAGTTACTATTAATCAGGTTCATGAGATTGCGAAAATTAAGTCAATTGATATGACAGGATCAGATTTGAATGCTGTATCACGATCTATCATGGGAACCGCTCGTTCTATGGGTTTATTAATAGAGAATTAG